A single region of the Podospora pseudopauciseta strain CBS 411.78 chromosome 1, whole genome shotgun sequence genome encodes:
- the wis1 gene encoding MAP kinase kinase Wis1 (COG:T; EggNog:ENOG503NUU7) has product MADDNPRSDPVTPDEFAMSSPTSPASIDESSEASTPLDPPSSSSDAQPGFGSPSSDPPRRVPSLRTVSDPQGSAHMNPTSSVAGILNNARRPPPSANSLPMDIMARARALQEQRMGMARANAGASPMGGMSLNMGGMGGSISGGPMGAQMGGPMGGPMGGPMGGPMSGGLKLPGGMARPLPPGFAKSAPAVPGTGPRKPLSLSERRALKMGNISESGTPSPAGTPKLSDMNQGDGPKRPSLNGEKHSSKLMDFKNYIDADKGWITFEGAATITRTGVNFAGGQTFSISLDEIDVMDELGKGNYGTVYKVRHARPKAPRFGQGLSHFKPLSRQSSLSEEDASAESPLSPTSNSGRTTSGVVMAMKEIRLELDEAKFTTILKELVILHECVSPYIIDFYGAFYQEGAVYMCIEYMDGGSIDKIYAGGIPENVLRKITYATIMGLKSLKDDHNIIHRDVKPTNILVNTNGQVKICDFGVSGNLVASIAKTNIGCQSYMAPERISGGAMAGAADGSYNVQSDIWSLGLTIIECAMGRYPYPPEISSTIFSQLSAIVEGDPPDLPDEGYSASAKDFVRCCLNKIPAKRHTYPMLLQHPWIKALGKPETITEDAEAEDAAADDELADAAGAMSIATPSGHIGQGDYEVAEWVNSVLDRKKNGLLGDLANKPALHTAPLDAVSPAGSPMTGA; this is encoded by the exons ATGGCGGACGACAACCCCCGATCGGACCCGGTGACTCCAGACGAGTTTGCCATGAGTAGTCCGACCTCACCCGCTTCCATTGACGAGTCCTCGGAAGCCAGCACACCTCTTGATCCCCCCAGTTCGAGTTCTGATGCCCAGCCGGGCTTTGGATCGCCTTCCAGCGACCCACCCCGCCGTGTACCCTCTCTCAGAACGGTTTCCGATCCTCAGGGCAGCGCGCACATGAACCCGACCTCGAGTGTCGCTGGCATTCTCAACAATGCTAGGAGACCGCCACCAAGTGCCAACAGCCTGCCCATGGACATCATGGCAAGAGCACGCGCATTACAAGAGCAACGCATGGGTATGGCCCGGGCCAATGCTGGCGCTTCCCCTATGGGCGGCATGAGTCTGAACATGGGAGGCATGGGAGGGTCAATATCAGGAGGGCCGATGGGAGCGCAGATGGGAGGGCCGATGGGGGGACCGATGGGAGGACCGATGGGAGGACCGATGTCGG GCGGGCTCAAGCTCCCCGGTGGCATGGCCCGACCCTTACCCCCTGGCTTTGCCAAGTCAGCTCCGGCTGTGCCGGGGACTGGTCCAAGGAAGCCTCTAAGCTTGAGCGAGAGGAGGGCCTTGAAGATGGGGAATATATCAGAGTCAGGGACCCCTTCGCCAGCCGGTACACCCAAGCTGTCGGATATGAACCAGGGTGACGGGCCAAAACGGCCGTCTTTGAACGGAGAAAAGCACAGCTCGAAGCTTATGGACTTCAAGAATTACATCGACGCGGATAAGGGTTGGATCACCTTCGAAGGGGCGGCGACGATTACCCGCACGGGTGTCAACTTCGCCGGCGGGCAGaccttttccatctctttGGACGAAATCGACGTCATGGATGAACTCGGCAAGGGCAACTACGGCACTGTGTACAAGGTGCGCCATGCCCGACCAAAAGCACCACGCTTTGGGCAAGGCTTGTCCCATTTCAAGCCGCTTTCCCGCCAATCCTCTCTGTCCGAGGAGGACGCCTCCGCCGAGTCGCCATTAAGTCCAACCTCAAATAGCGGGCGGACCACCTCTGGTGTTGTCATGGCTATGAAAGAGATCCGACTCGAGCTGGACGAAGCCAAGTTTACGACCATTCTCAAGGAGCTGGTTATTCTCCACGAGTGTGTTTCCCCGTACATCATCGATTTCTATGGTGCCTTCTACCAAGAAGGTGCCGTCTATATGTGTATCGAATATATGGACGGTGGCAGTATCGACAAGATATATGCTGGCGGTATTCCCGAGAATGTCCTACGGAAAATTACCTATGCCACGATTATGGGTCTCAAAAGCCTCAAGGACGaccacaacatcatccaTCGCGACGTCAAGCCTACAAATATTCTAGTCAACACCAACGGACAAGTCAAAATTTGCGATTTTGGTGTCTCGGGCAACCTTGTGGCAAGTATCGCCAAGACCAACATTGGCTGCCAGAGCTACATGGCTCCGGAACGTATCAGCGGAGGCGCGATGGCTGGTGCTGCGGATGGCTCGTACAATGTCCAGAGTGATATCTGGAGCTTGGGCTTGACCATTATCGAATGTGCCATGGGAAGATACCCCTATCCGCCCGAGATCTCGAGCACCATCTTCAGCCAGCTCAGT GCCATTGTGGAGGGAGATCCGCCAGACCTCCCCGACGAGGGCTATTCCGCCTCTGCCAAAGACTTTGTCCGCTGTTGTCTCAACAAGATTCCTGCCAAACGTCACACCTACCCCATGCTCCTCCAACATCCCTGGATCAAGGCCCTCGGCAAGCCCGAGACCATCACAGAGGacgccgaagccgaagatGCGGCCGCGGATGACGAACTGGCGGACGCAGCGGGTGCGATGAGCATTGCCACCCCCTCAGGTCACATAGGACAAGGGGACTATGAGGTGGCCGAGTGGGTGAATAGTGTTTTGGACCGCAAGAAGAACGGGCTGCTGGGTGATTTGGCAAACAAGCCGGCTTTGCACACTGCACCGCTTGATGCGGTGAGTCCTGCGGGCAGTCCAATGACTGGCGCTTGA
- a CDS encoding hypothetical protein (EggNog:ENOG503PXQB; COG:L), with protein MASSATPATPTLPKSSSPYIIDKKPIACGKYQGLGVLTYIDPRDKDEVIRERDFVFLRNYPDLHQPVGMLVPNIYRDSRGRWCTILVQQFRPQYEADTIEFPAGFVGRRRAETAEQAAVRELEEETTKTGLVIGPASPPLTSEPVPIAAKLSAVFVCARDKDGEEEGQQRLDKGEFTVEWEVPLRELETKLNELRDQHDVVVDPRVWMFAMGIRYAQELEL; from the coding sequence ATGGCATCCTCAGCAACTCCGGCCACACCAACACTGCCCAAGTCAAGCTCCCCCTACATCATAGACAAGAAGCCAATCGCCTGTGGCAAGTACCAAGGCCTCGGTGTTCTCACTTACATCGACCCAAGAGACAAAGACGAAGTGATCCGAGAACGGGACTTTGTCTTCCTCCGCAATTACCCTGACCTGCATCAGCCAGTCGGGATGCTGGTCCCCAACATCTACAGAGACTCCCGGGGCAGGTGGTGCACTATCCTGGTTCAGCAGTTCCGCCCCCAATACGAAGCCGACACGATCGAGTTCCCAGCTGGCTTTGTAGGCCGCCGCAGGGCCGAGACGGCCGAGCAGGCTGCTGTGAGggagctggaagaggaaACTACCAAGACAGGCTTGGTGATTGGGCCAGCGAGCCCTCCGTTGACCTCGGAGCCGGTGCCTATTGCTGCGAAGCTCAGCGCAGTTTTTGTTTGTGCGAGAGATaaagatggggaggaagaggggcagCAGAGGTTGGATAAGGGAGAGTTTACGGTTGAGTGGGAGGTGCCAttgagggagttggagacCAAGCTCAATGAGCTGAGAGATCAACACGACGTTGTTGTTGATCCAAGGGTCTGGATGTTTGCTATGGGAATTCGTTATGCACAGGAGCTCGAATTGTAG
- a CDS encoding hypothetical protein (COG:S; EggNog:ENOG503Q4WF): protein MATKPTIVTEVNVLVDPEDANIDIVAIPGLGANPVKSWMWDEKDEKSFNWLKDKEGIKKDFPQARIMLYHYASAYQGTFKVRQYMSNIADTMLVSLKQRREEPKECRRRPIVLIGHSMGGLVAAKGLTLAEQRRDKFPDVYEGIVGILTFGTPFGGAPVADIATEWTKLNEHTGKAITSKLLDLLTPGNENLRELKHDFVRSAMKLGQKVDLHCFWEQNETRWDKVMEKLAPTDFPISTLEKLKLREYREFVGRESATLPGASETGLTRTHRDLVRFESCKDSQYQLVRAALKSIVHSAARNAKGRFNCMRQFSIKPETHKAVIDALDGADVQKKFRSLSQRLASDSWILSEPEFQDWMDSKSKTDDFLWIYGGEGKGKTPASTAVVKNVESAICKEEMESSDRAPTLLAYFFCDQVPDFCTAEDVVKSLLRQLCLQQDTLANYAKQFISRAPSEHGGSNGSNNSTALGIENLCQSLRDMLTESTIGTVYFVICNLHELPEEEDSTKKLLSFVQSLIDSPQLQADKRVRTKWLFATRDRISIRGVLGSSDVVRQINLNDSEKYGDKVKLELQRHAWSKVDGLREQKGYNKAITYFAGSVIGNRAESTKWIDVAIVQLAALPAESNDIKVRKMLERVPQDFATLLDHAWRSILRPNEEGLDAIKELLRALVLTYEDPTESELLVLAGLPASEAKHKEELFKTIQKCRPLLTLRKSGDEARIGFVNADVKKHLHKNSNKLLDLPEDAIQLQHGILALRCFSHIMDNLTAALQSTIVAKSPTSSQSQQTQHQPVAMQGPVTAAGPGVSGAPDIGDDTEDEEIEFDFDDDESTDLDLTAQAPDTPQQAPILPYATRYWLQHASEATRDIAERLSLEKAFWEPDSEIRHLWLTEFERLTGAFDGLVVDKRLKALHVAASVGFPRLVASLLKAGYDKEVNEYDTYDNAPLHLAALFGKADIIEQLLEVKSVKLDDAGKNSSACTPLSMAAARGKILVMKKLISKGANVNSIDVDIGPVINAAILSGNSDAVKLLIEHEAKLNYPEHEHEASDWPPPLALSALFSDLSMFQTILDAGNEVLSEEEYSKALVLASRSGRVEIVSLLFENEHGQDTFQKSLQAALEEENWDVTKLLLRHSQDMLDCNDVFEKASTSVESLEDVLDEIWRHRQGQINQEILNKCLYTATDNEKENTVKALLRMGADPNAEGALFGNALTAAANDGVTTDDGNVPIVQALLEAGATVTSDSGWALQAAAEQGHLAAVKLLLDYGADINHFSVQHSSGTALQAACDCGHEEVVEYLLSRGADPNKGGGRYEYPIIVASMQPKILPHLLAAPGIELNVVGGPGHGSPLVYAAASLPAEYIVQLIQAGADVNMVDLDGDTPLMAAALVGDYECVKLLLEHGADIMTISPNRGTALEVALEEGHDECIKLLANRAVFIQRQLQISAEREEGLALEIIEQERENRRYLHQQQQQQQQQQQQQRQQQQRIGSNFGQQEPELEDQIGRLRLQDDDHDVDVDSLSQGGDGNPHPTTGEEEDSYQQGSW from the exons ATGgccaccaaaccaacaaTCGTCACAGAGGTCAACGTTCTTGTTGACCCTGAAGATGCCAACATAGA CATCGTGGCAATCCCTGGCCTTGGTGCCAACCCAGTTAAGAGCTGGATGTGGGACGAGAAGGACGAAAAAAGCTTCAACTGGCTGAAGGATAAAGAGGGTATCAAGAAGGACTTTCCACAGGCCCGCATCATGCTCTACCACTACGCCTCGGCCTATCAGGGTACCTTCAAGGTTAGGCAATACATGAGCAATATTGCAGATACCATGCTTGTCAGCCTGAAGCAGCGGAGAGAA GAGCCCAAGGAATGCCGCCGTCGGCCAATTGTATTGATTGGGCACAGCATGGGAGGTCTTGTGGCGGCCAAGGGTTTGACATTGGCCGAACAGCGCCGCGACAAATTTCCCGATGTGTACGAGGGAATTGTGGGAATCTTGACATTCGGTACACCTTTCGGTGGTGCTCCAGTTGCGGACATTGCCACAGAATGGACCAAGCTCAACGAGCACACAGGCAAGGCCATCACATCCAAGCTTCTTGACCTGCTGACGCCAGGGAACGAAAATTTGCGCGAGTTGAAGCATGATTTTGTACGATCTGCCATGAAGCTTGGCCAAAAAGTCGACCTCCATTGCTTCTGGGAGCAGAACGAGACACGCTGGGACAAGGTGATGGAGAAGTTGGCTCCTACTGACTTCCCTATCTCAACCctggagaagctcaagctcaGA GAATATCGGGAGTTCGTAGGCAGAGAGTCGGCCACTCTGCCTGGAGCATCCGAGACCGGGCTGACACGCACACACAGGGATCTTGTCCGTTTTGAAAGCTGCAAAGACTCACAGTACCAATTGGTGCGAGCAGCCTTGAAGAGTATTGTTCATAGCGCAGCGCGCAACGCCAAAGGTCGTTTCAACTGCATGCGCCAATTCAGCATCAAACCAGAAACACACAAAGCCGTGATTGATGCCCTCGACGGCGCTGACGTGCAAAAGAAGTTCAGATCACTCTCACAGCGGCTCGCTTCTGACTCATGGATCCTCTCAGAGCCGGAATTTCAGGATTGGATGGATAGCAAGAGCAAAACCGACGACTTTCTCTGGATTTacggtggggaggggaaagggaaaacGCCTGCTTCCACAGCCGTGGTCAAAAACGTCGAGTCGGCAATTTgcaaggaggagatggaatCCTCGGACCGGGCTCCAACTTTGTTGGCATACTTCTTCTGCGACCAAGTCCCTGACTTTTGCACGGCCGAGGATGTGGTCAAATCTCTGCTCCGGCAACTCTGCCTTCAACAAGACACTCTTGCCAATTATGCCAAACAGTTCATCTCCAGGGCCCCGAGCGAACATGGCGGTAgcaacggcagcaacaacagcaccgcGCTCGGCATCGAGAACCTCTGCCAGAGTCTGCGAGACATGCTCACTGAGAGCACTATTGGAACTGTGTACTTCGTCATCTGCAACCTCCACGAGCTcccagaggaggaggactcAACCAAGAAGCTCTTATCCTTCGTGCAGTCGCTCATCGATTCACCTCAGCTCCAAGCTGACAAGCGCGTCCGTACCAAGTGGCTGTTCGCAACCAGGGACAGGATATCCATTCGAGGAGTGCTTGGATCAAGCGATGTGGTTCGCCAGATCAATCTCAACGATTCAGAAAAGTATGGAGACAAAGTTAAACTCGAACTGCAGCGACATGCCTGGAGCAAGGTCGACGGTCTGCGTGAGCAGAAAGGCTACAACAAGGCAATCACCTACTTCGCCGGCAGTGTTATTGGGAACCGTGCCGAGAGCACCAAGTGGATTGACGTGGCGATTGTGCAGCTAGCAGCGCTTCCGGCCGAGTCTAATGATATCAAGGTCCGGAAGATGCTAGAGCGTGTGCCGCAAGACTTTGCGACACTTTTGGATCATGCCTGGCGATCG ATACTCAGACCAAACGAGGAAGGCCTCGATGCCATCAAGGAGCTCCTCCGCGCCCTTGTATTGACATACGAAGACCCCACGGAGAGTGAGCTGTTAGTGCTTGCCGGACTGCCAGCTAGTGAAGCAAAACACAAGGAGGAACTTTTCAAGACGATACAAAAGTGCAGACCCTTACTCACGCTTCGAAAGTCCGGTGACGAGGCTCGGATCGGCTTCGTCAACGCCGATGTCAAAAAGCACCTCCACAAGAACTCCAACAAGCTTCTCGATCTCCCCGAGGATGCCATTCAGCTCCAGCACGGAATTCTTGCCCTGCGATGCTTTTCGCATATCATGGATAACTTGACTGCAGCACTTCAGTCCACAATAGTTGCCAAGTCTCCTACGTCCAGCCAGAGTCAACAGACtcaacaccagccagttGCCATGCAAGGGCCCGTCACTGCTGCCGGTCCTGGTGTTTCCGGGGCTCCTGATATCGGTGATGATActgaagatgaagagatCGAGTTCGAtttcgatgatgatgagagtaCCGACTTGGACTTAACTGCCCAAGCACCGGATACACCTCAGCAAGCACCAATTCTGCCGTATGCAACGAGATATTGGCTACAGCATGCGAGTGAGGCCACCAGAGATATCGCGGAAAGGCTCAGCTTGGAAAAGGCATTCTGGGAGCCAGACTCGGAGATTCGCCACTTGTGGCTGACGGAGTTTGAGAGGCTTACAGGCGCCTTTGACGGCTTGGTCGTCGATAAGCGCCTGAAAGCACTACATGTGGCCGCATCGGTTGGGTTTCCTCGACTGGTCGCGTCGTTGCTCAAGGCAGGGTATGATAAGGAAGTGAACGAATACGATACGTATGACAACGCACCC CTCCACCTGGCTGCCCTCTTCGGCAAGGCAGACATCATCGAGCAGTTGCTTGAGGTCAAGAGTGTCAAACTCGATGACGCCGGCAAAAACAGTTCAGCATGTACCCCTCTTTCGATGGCCGCCGCGCGCGGCAAGATTCTCGTGATGAAGAAGCTCATCAGTAAAGGGGCCAATGTCAATTCAATCGATGTTGACATAGGTCCAGTCATCAACGCGGCTATTCTGTCCGGCAACAGCGATGCGGTAAAGCTGCTGATCGAACACGAAGCCAAACTGAACTACCCAGAGCATGAACACGAGGCCTCTGACTGGCCGCCGCCTCTTGCGCTCTCAGCCCTGTTTTCGGACCTGTCCATGTTCCAAACCATTTTAGACGCCGGGAACGAGGTTCTgagtgaggaggagtatAGCAAGGCTCTCGTCCTCGCATCCAGATCCGGCCGCGTCGAGATTGTGTCTTTATTGTTCGAAAACGAGCATGGTCAGGACACCTTTCAGAAGTCCCTCCAGGCCGCTCTTGAGGAAGAAAACTGGGATGTCACCAAGCTTCTTTTGCGCCACTCCCAAGATATGCTGGACTGCAACGACGTCTTTGAGAAAGCCTCAACAAGCGTCGAAAGCCTCGAAGACGTGCTAGATGAAATATGGAGGCATAGGCAAGGCCAGATCAACCAGGAAATCCTCAACAAATGCCTATATACGGCCACCGATAACGAGAAGGAGAATACCGTCAAGGCTCTCTTGAGGATGGGTGCTGATCCAAACGCGGAAGGCGCTTT ATTTGGCAATGCGCTCACTGCTGCTGCAAATGACGGAGTCACCACGGATGATGGAAATGTGCCTATTGTGCAAGCCCTTCTCGAGGCCGGTGCTACTGTCACATCTGATTCCGGCTGGGCTCTTCAAGCCGCGGCCGAGCAAGGCCATCTAGCCGCTGTCAAGCTGCTCCTTGACTACGGAGCCGACATCAACCATTTCAGCGTCCAACACTCATCCGGCACCGCTCTTCAAGCAGCATGTGACTGCGGGCACGAAGAAGTCGTGGAGTATCTGCTCAGCAGAGGCGCAGACCCAAACAAAGGCGGCGGGCGATACGAGTATCCGATCATCGTGGCATCGATGCAGCCCAAAATTCTGCCTCATCTTCTCGCCGCTCCGGGAATCGAACTCAATGTGGTTGGTGGACCAGGCCACGGGAGCCCGCTTGTTTACGCCGCGGCCTCGCTACCTGCTGAGTACATTGTACAGCTCATCCAGGCGGGTGCGGATGTAAACATGGTTGATTTAGATGGTGATACACCTCTCATGGCTGCGGCGTTGGTGGGTGACTATGAATGTgtgaagctgctgctggagcatGGGGCGGACATCATGACCATAAGCCCCAACAGGGGCACCGCTCTAGAAGTGGCGCTGGAAGAGGGGCACGACGAGTGCATAAAGCTACTGGCGAATAGAGCTGTCTTTATTCAGAGGCAATTACAGATCTCTGCGGAGCGAGAGGAAGGGTTGGCATTGGAAATCATTGAgcaggagagagagaaccgGCGCTACCtccatcagcagcaacaacaacaacaacaacaacaacaacaacaacggcagcagcagcagcgtaTTGGTAGCAATTTTGGCCAGCAAGAACCCGAACTCGAGGACCAAATCGGCAGGCTGAGGCTACAGGACGACGATCACGATGTTGATGTGGACTCCTTGAGTCAGGGCGGCGATGGGAACCCTCACCCCACGaccggtgaagaagaggactCTTATCAACAAGGAAGCTGGTAG
- a CDS encoding hypothetical protein (EggNog:ENOG503P106), whose protein sequence is MAPLPASPFTCNILETNQENVQDDGNRLLDQFPASYRADPDDLRAPATPELDLIAQEINVKRLHGIIHLLWLAGRPVPPRPLHYQLALGREITVIERMEVHLVWGSGRIYLKPLPRYLLNPHFWTSYLSCSQCLPRQPLEAGPPPCPHPRLKSCALGFLLSYIALIAYENDFLIAKDKRLIPSEITWPQWRQLVREVLAGDGANRLYAHVNPRFIYGELRLNRLNLIFFALQGPLSTGFVATWNSYGAFYRDNSAWIITVIAYIVLVLSAAQVGLSTTRLAESDAFQDASYGFTIFSLVVPLFALAMLVGLSAVLWAYNVVRTRRFEAKRSKTLGRAWRGEKTESQQR, encoded by the coding sequence ATGGCGCCCTTACCAGCATCGCCCTTTACGTGCAATATTCTAGAGACAAATCAGGAAAACGTTCAAGACGACGGGAACAGGCTTCTTGACCAGTTTCCTGCCTCGTATCGGGCTGATCCCGACGACTTGCGGGCCCCAGCTACCCCCGAGTTAGACCTCATCGCCCAGGAGATAAACGTCAAGAGGCTGCATGGAATCATCCACCTACTGTGGCTTGCAGGGCGGCCCGTCCcgcctcgccctctccacTACCAGCTAGCCCTAGGGCGAGAGATCACCGTCATCGAACGAATGGAAGTCCACCTAGTCTGGGGCTCAGGCCGGATCTACCTCAAGCCCTTACCGCGCTACCTTCTAAACCCACACTTCTGGACCAGCTACCTCTCCTGCTCCCAATGCCTCCCCCGACAACCCCTAGAAGCTGGCCCACCCCCTtgcccccacccccgccttAAAAGCTGCGCCCTCGGATTCCTCCTCTCCTACATCGCCCTCATAGCCTACGAAAACGACTTCCTCATCGCCAAGGACAAACGCCTCATCCCATCAGAAATCACCTGGCCCCAATGGCGCCAGCTAGTCCGTGAAGTCCTCGCCGGCGACGGTGCCAACCGTTTGTACGCCCACGTCAACCCCCGATTCATCTACGGCGAGCTGAGGCTCAACAGGCTGAAcctcatcttcttcgccctccAGGGTCCCCTCTCCACCGGGTTCGTAGCCACCTGGAATTCCTACGGGGCTTTCTACCGCGACAACTCGGCCTGGATCATCACCGTCATAGCTtacatcgtcctcgtcctgtCTGCCGCCCAGGTCGGTCTTTCGACGACCCGGCTGGCCGAGAGCGACGCTTTCCAGGACGCGTCGTACGGCTTCACTATATTTTCATTGGTCGTTCCGCTCTTTGCTCTCGCTATGCTCGTCGGTTTGTCGGCTGTTCTGTGGGCGTACAATGTGGTGAGGACGAGGCGGTTCGAGGCCAAAAGATCAAAAACTCTCGGGAGGGCCTGGCGAGGGGAGAAGACAGAGTCGCAACAACGATAG